One segment of Panicum virgatum strain AP13 chromosome 3K, P.virgatum_v5, whole genome shotgun sequence DNA contains the following:
- the LOC120698588 gene encoding amidophosphoribosyltransferase, chloroplastic-like: MGITAAAAAPSPSRLLLHHHAAVGSDRRHQHQLRYPATQHALPLRCGSGRREAAAGALLPDRVTPFSYGVDEDADDHPREECGLVGVAGDPDASSLCYLGLQKLQHRGEEGAGIVAVGGDGKLKSVTGLGLVADVFGDPSRLASLPGPAAIGHVRYSTAGAAASLRNVQPFLAGYRFGQVAVAHNGNLVNYQALRNKLEARGSIFNTSSDTEVILHLIATSLSRPLLARVCDACERLAGAYSLLFLTADKMFAVRDPHGFRPLVMGRRRNGAVVFASETCALDLIDATYEREVQPGEVVVVDRRDMSVASACLVPHRPRRACVFEHIYFSLPNSVVFSHAVHERRTAFGRALAEESPAPGADVVIPVPDSGFYAALGFARASGLEFQQGLIRWHYSGRSFIQPTQAIRDLAVKLKLAPVRGVIAGKSVVVVDDSLVRGTTSSKIVRLLRDAGAREVHMRIASPPVVGSCLYGIDTPSEGELISNRMDLEGVRREIGSDSLAFLSLGKLHGIYGDEAGDYCDACFSRKYPVLPTLADPATEPEE; the protein is encoded by the coding sequence ATGGgaatcaccgccgccgccgccgccccgtccccgtctcgcctcctcctccaccaccacgccgccgttGGCTCCGACCGCCGCCACCAGCACCAGCTCAGGTACCCCGCAACCCAGCACGCTCTCCCGCTGCGCTGCGGCTCCGgccggcgcgaggcggcggccggggcgctgCTGCCCGACCGCGTCACCCCCTTCTCCTACGGCGTGGACGAGGACGCCGATGACCACCCGCGCGAGGAGTGCGGCCTGGTGGGGGTCGCCGGCGACCCGGACGCGTCGTCGCTGTGCTACCTCGGCCTGCAGAAGCTGCAGCACCGCGGGGAGGAGGGCGCCGGCATCGTCGCCGTGGGCGGGGACGGCAAGCTGAAGTCCGTGACCGGGCTGGGCCTCGTGGCCGACGTGTTCGGGGACCCCTCCAGGCTCGCCTCGCTCCCGGGCCCCGCCGCCATCGGGCACGTGCGCTactccaccgccggcgccgccgcgtcgctgcGTAACGTGCAGCCGTTCCTGGCGGGCTACCGCTTCGGGCAGGTCGCCGTCGCGCACAACGGCAACCTCGTCAACTACCAGGCGCTGCGGAACAAGCTCGAGGCCCGGGGCTCCATCTTCAACACCTCCTCGGACACCGAGGTCATCCTCCACCTCATCGCCACGTCGCTGTCGCGGCCCCTGCTCGCGCGCGTCTGCGACGCGTGCGAGCGCCTCGCGGGGGCCTACTCGCTCCTCTTCCTCACGGCCGACAAGATGTTCGCCGTGCGCGACCCGCACGGGTTCCGCCCGCTTGTCATGGGCCGCCGCCGGAACGGCGCCGTCGTGTTCGCGTCGGAGACCTGTGCGCTGGACCTCATCGACGCCACCTACGAGAGGGAGGTGCAGCCCGGGGAGGTGGTCGTGGTCGACCGCCGCGACATGTCGGTGGCCTCGGCCTGCCTTGTCCCgcaccgcccgcgccgcgcctgtGTCTTCGAGCACATCTACTTCTCGCTCCCCAACTCGGTCGTCTTCTCCCACGCCGTCCACGAGCGCCGCACCGCGTTCGGCCGCGCTCTCGCCGAGGAGTCCCCGGCCCCGGGCGCCGACGTGGTCATCCCGGTGCCGGACTCGGGCTTCTACGCCGCGCTCGGGTTCGCGCGCGCGTCGGGGCTCGAGTTCCAGCAGGGCCTCATCCGGTGGCACTACAGCGGCCGCAGCTTCATCCAGCCGACGCAGGCGATCCGCGACCTCGCCGTGAAGCTCAAGCTCGCCCCCGTGCGCGGCGTCATCGCCGGCAAGAGCGTGGTGGTCGTGGACGACTCGTTGGTGCGTGGCACTACCTCGAGCAAGATCGTGCGGCTGCTCCGcgacgccggcgcgcgcgaggtGCACATGCGGATCGCGAGCCCGCCCGTGGTGGGGTCCTGCCTCTACGGCATCGACACGCCGAGCGAGGGCGAGCTCATCTCCAACCGGATGGACCTGGAGGGCGTGCGCAGGGAGATCGGCAGCGACTCGCTCGCCTTCCTCTCTCTCGGCAAGCTGCACGGCATCTACGGCGACGAGGCTGGGGACTACTGCGACGCGTGCTTCTCGCGCAAGTACCCCGTGCTTCCAACTCTGGCCGACCCGGCCACCGAGCCCGAGGAGTGA